The proteins below come from a single Hugenholtzia roseola DSM 9546 genomic window:
- a CDS encoding alpha/beta fold hydrolase: protein MSKKKWLWAISIGAVLANVVVYNQAYRFTHFKEKEDSDAPSRRKIESLDKLEKLKTALLGITLFKSRHPDLDQKEAKSYFIPTRAGKYRLAAWHFAAQKENAPLFLLFHGYGGNKSRLLPEARALQQMGYQVLAVDFVGHGNSEGTQVTLGYEEAKDVEAVFEWSNQIFNPSRLYFYGASMGAAAVLHAIARQEKGVKGMPSFEKLAGIVLECPFATMRHTVHNRFALMGLPAWLLPEWLMLWGSIQNGFWAFSHSPAEYAKSVQVPLLLLWGEQDERVKRSEIELIFGNIPTTTPKRLKTFPHCGHESYCEKEFEAWKEEMERFLEN, encoded by the coding sequence ATGAGTAAGAAAAAATGGCTTTGGGCAATCTCTATCGGCGCGGTCTTAGCCAACGTCGTGGTCTATAATCAGGCGTACCGTTTTACGCATTTCAAAGAAAAGGAAGATTCAGATGCACCCTCGCGCCGCAAGATAGAATCGTTGGATAAACTTGAAAAGCTCAAAACTGCTCTTTTGGGTATTACCCTATTTAAGAGTCGTCACCCCGATTTAGACCAAAAAGAAGCCAAATCTTACTTCATACCCACACGAGCGGGCAAATACCGTTTAGCAGCGTGGCATTTTGCTGCCCAAAAAGAAAACGCACCTTTATTTTTGCTCTTTCATGGCTACGGCGGCAACAAAAGCCGCCTGCTGCCCGAAGCACGCGCTTTGCAGCAGATGGGCTATCAGGTGCTGGCAGTGGATTTTGTAGGGCATGGCAATTCCGAAGGCACACAAGTAACCTTAGGATATGAGGAGGCAAAAGATGTAGAAGCCGTTTTTGAGTGGAGCAATCAAATATTCAATCCCTCGCGGCTTTATTTTTATGGGGCTTCGATGGGGGCGGCGGCGGTCTTGCATGCCATAGCGCGGCAGGAAAAGGGAGTCAAGGGAATGCCCTCTTTTGAAAAATTGGCGGGTATTGTCTTGGAATGTCCTTTTGCCACCATGCGCCATACGGTTCATAATCGCTTTGCCCTTATGGGCTTGCCTGCGTGGTTGCTTCCCGAATGGCTGATGTTGTGGGGTAGCATACAGAATGGCTTTTGGGCATTTTCACATTCCCCTGCCGAATATGCCAAATCGGTGCAAGTGCCGCTGTTGCTGCTTTGGGGCGAGCAAGACGAGCGTGTCAAGCGTTCCGAAATAGAGCTTATTTTCGGAAATATTCCTACCACTACTCCCAAAAGGCTCAAAACCTTCCCCCATTGCGGACACGAATCTTACTGTGAAAAAGAATTTGAGGCATGGAAAGAGGAGATGGAGCGTTTTTTGGAAAACTAA